Genomic DNA from Bifidobacterium sp. ESL0769:
CAAGGTCACACGTCGCGAAATCGCTTCGCTTACCACGCTCATGCTTCGACCTTTCCCGTCGGAAACGCTGGACACATCGGAAACGCTGGCAACGCTCGGAATGTTACGGACGCTACAAACGTTGGTAACGCTGCAAACGCCGGGCAACCGGCAACCGCCGATGCCCTGTCCTGCCTCATGCGATTGTCACCGCCTGCCTTCATCGTCACCATGTCACAGGAATAGCATTGTTACGCGGCTGCGAAGCGGGGACCTCGTACTTCTGCATAAGGAATTCACCGATTTGCCTGAACAACGCGCCAGCGGTGAGGCCGCCGTAGACACCTTGCGGATTGCGCATCACCACGGTGAGCACGAAGCGCGGGTTGTCGGCGGGAAGGATGCCCGAAAAATCGCTGACGATGCTGTCGAGCTTGCCGCTGGGGCCGGCCACCTGCGCGGTTCCGGACTTGCCGGCGACCCGGTAGCCTGCGACACCCGTCGTCTTCGCGTATTCCTCACCCGAAGACTCCATCGCGTTCATCAGCTGCGCGTTGACGTTGGCGTCCATGATGCGCGTGCCCTCGTCCATCGGCTGCTTGGTGACATGGCCATCGGCGTCGACCGTGGAATCGACGATGGATGGCTTGCGGTAGATGCCGCCGTCGCCGATGGTGGCAATGGCGTTGGTCAGCTGGATGACATTGGTGGTGTAGCCCTGGCCGAACAATATGGTGTCGCGGGTGCGCTTGTCCCATGCGTTGGGATTGGTCAACGTACCGCGCGATTCGCCGGGAAGGTTGAGGCCGGTGGGCTGGCCGATGCCGAATTTGGTAAGCATATCGTAGCGGTCCTGATCCTTGTAATCGTTGGAAGACATGACCATGCCGACGTTGGAGGATTGCTGAAGGATGCCCGCCAGCGTCCAGTTGGAGAGAGGATGCGGGGTGACATCGGTAAAGACCTGTCCGTTTTTATTGAGCCGATCGGGGACCTGGAAATGGTCGGTCATCTGGTGGATGCCATGCTGCATCAATCCGGACATCGAAAAGGTCTTGCCGATGGAACCGGGCTCAAAGGTTTCCGAGACTGCGCGGGAAACACTGAGTTTAGCCTGGTCGCTGCCGGCCTGAATTTCGTCGGAATCGTCGAGCGCAATGATCTGATGAGTACGTATATCTTCGATGCAGGCTATCGCCCAGTCTGCCTTGTATTGGGCCTTGCCCTCGGTCAGCACTTTCTTGAGGTACCAATCGACGTCCGAATCGATGGTCAGCTTGACATCGCTACCGTTGCGCGCAGCCTTGGAATCGGTCAACGTACCAGGAATTTCGACGCCGTTGTTGCCCTGCTGGTAAATCTTGTAGCCGTCGGCACCTGCGAGCGCCGTGTTCTGAACCTGCTCCATGCCCGAAACGCCGTCGGCTTTGTCGTTGACACCGCCGAGGAAGGCACCCATCAGCGTACCGTCGGAATAGACGCGGTTCTGCGAAAGCTCGCCATAGACGATGCCGCCGAGGCCGAGTTTGTCGAGCTTGCGTTTGGCTGCGGGTTCCACGTCCTTTTTCAAGACCACGTAGCGACCGGGACCGGCGAGTTTGCCCCCAAGCTCCATGGCATCCATGCCAAGTATCGGCGCTGCCATCCTGGCCACACGCGCGGCACCGACCACGCCGAGCGTCTTGCCACCCTGCTTCTTGGTCTGGGTGCAGTTGTCGGTGATCTGTGTGCTGCAGATCGGGTCGTATTCCTGCGCGGCCTTCGGGTCGCCGATGATAGTATAACGTTCCACGCTTTGGGCCAGAACGGCTCCATTGCTGTCAAGTATTTTGCCGCGCATGCCGTGGACCGGTACTTTGAGGGTGCGCCCCGCGGTGGCGGCCTCAGCCATTTCGCGGCCGTTGAGCAGCTGAAGATTGGCCAATTGGCCGAAGCAGACCACGAATACGAGCGCGAGCACCGTGGCAATCACGGCGCAACGCGACAGGAACTGCTTGCTTTTGGCTGTGCTGACGGGTGAACGCATATCACTGACCCTTATCCGTAGGTTGATACCCCTGAAGATCTATCGACAATGGGCCGGACTGCGGCACCATGCCCATCTTCTGGGCGCGGTCGGGAAGGCTTGCCTGCAGGCTGTCGAGCTGCGCCTGATCGTCTTCGACATCCTGATTGAGCTTATTGATGTTGGCTTGTACCTGCGCCTGCTCGAAGGAGTTCTGCACCATTTGGGTGCGCAACGCCAACGAACCAAGCAACGCGGCGAAAAGGAAAAGCACGGCGATGATGACATGGACCACCGAAACGGTTTTGATACGGCTGAAGATGCCGAAAGCCGCATTCTCGCTTTCCTTTTTCTCCTTGCCGCCGGCGACGACCTGAAGACGGGGACGGGACGATGCCGCACGAGTATCGTCTTCACGCCCGGCCGGAGCGACATGGGAACGAACCGATCGTGCTGTTGCGCTGCTCATCATCCCCTCCTTTTCTTCTGGTTGTCTTGATGGTTACGTATGTCATGCAAAAATTCGACACGCCCGTCGGGACTATGCCCGGAGTTCCCTTTGGCGTCTTGGACGAACCGGTTGCGCCAGCGCTCGGGAATCTCGCGGGCCAGCTCCACGCCGCGCAACCTGACGGGAGCCGAACGCGGGTTATGTTCGATTTCGGCTTCATCTGCCTTGATCGCGCCACGGGTCAGTTCCTTGAAGAACGGCTGTGCATCTGCAGGTATTACCGGCAGGTCGGCCGGTGCGTCGACGTTAAGGCCTTGGGCCATGAACGTCTTGACCGTGCGATCTTCCAGCGAATGGTAGGATTCGACGACCAATCTGCCGGAAAGGGCGAGCCGGTTGGCAATCTGCGGCAGCGTGCATTTGAGCTTGTCGAGTTCACCGTTGACTTCGATGCGCAGGGCCTGGAAAACGCGCTTGGCGGGGTTGCCTTTCCCACGATGGGATTTCGGCACGACGCGGTCGACCAAAACGTCCAGCTGGCGGGAGGTCTTGAGCGGTTCCTTCTCGCGTTCGCGGACGATGGCCCGGGCGATCGGCTTGGAGAAGCGCTCCTGACCGTACTCACGGAAAATCCGAACGAGTTCGGCCTCGCTGTATTCCGCAAGAATCTGCGCGGCATCAAAACCTTGGCTGGTATCCATACGCATGTCGAGCGGGGCATCATGGGAATAAGAGAACCCGCGGTCGGTCTCGTCGATCTGCAGGCTGGAAAGTCCCAAATCCATGAAGGCGGCATCGACGCGTTTCAATCCGAGGGTTTCAAGCACATCGTCAAATTCGTCAAACGCGGCGTGAACCGGGGTGAATCGGGCGTCGAGCCCCTCTTCCTTCATACGTTGCGTGGCCATGGAAAGCGCTTCCTCGTCGCGGTCGATGCCGATGAGACGAGCTTGCGGAGCGGCCTTCAAAAACGCCGTCGCGTGACCGGCCAGGCCGAGGGTGCAATCGACTACAACCGCACCGGGATGTTCAAGCGCAGGAGTGACCAACCGGACGCACTCATCCAAGAGAACCGGGGTATGAATATTCGTCAGATCCACCATCACCACTCCACCGCCGGCAACACATCATCGGCTATATCCGAATAGCCTTCCTCCTGAGCGGCGAGATAGGCATCCCAGGATTCCTTGTTCCAAATCTCGGCTCTGGTGCCCACGCCGATTACGACGATGTCGCTTCCCAGACCCGCGTAGCTGCGAAGGTTCTGCGGCACCAAAATGCGGCCCTGCTTGTCCGGTTCACCTTCAACGGCACCGGAAAGGAAGACACGCAAGTAGCTTCTGGTGGCCTTATTGCCCATCGAGGCACGTTGGATGCGAGCCGCTATACGCCGGAATTCGGTCTGCGGCAAGAGATACACGCACTTCTCCTGGCCACGTGCCATCACCATGCCCGCTCCGAGCTGGGTTCGCATCTTGGCCGGCAAGGCCATGCGTCCCTTCTGGTCGATTTTCGGGGTGTAGGTGCCCAGCAGCAACGGTTCCATTTGAGGCGAGGGCGCCGCCATGGCACTGTTATCCATTGCAGGAATTTGCGTCGACAGAGCGCCGGAATCGGGAAAATTGGAAGCTGTGCCGGGGTTCACAGAAGGGTTGGCAGAACCGGAGAAATCACGGAACGGTTCGCCGTCGATGGGGTTTGCATTGCGTCCCGCCATTCCGCCTCCCTCATTTCCGTATTTGTCAACATTTGTAATAAGTCTTACAACTAGTTCACCACTTTACCCCACTAATCACCATTCTTCCCCACAGAAACGCAAAAAACACAATTTTTCCTTTAAAAAGTTTTGTATTGCGACAATCGCCTCGATTTTATATATCCCGGATAACCCAATTCCAACATTTCGCGATACAAAAAACGCAACCGGCAGAACGCTTTCGTGATACCTGAGAATTGTCAGACTTCAGAATGAAGCATCTATCAAGACACTGTCTGGATAACGGAAATTTTCATCAATCGAAACGGCATTTTCCAAGAGCACAATCGAGCCCAAGGAAATAGAGAGCACGGTCTAAGATTATTAATTCGAGTTTTCAAGCAACAAACACAGTCGGAACCGCCCAGACAAAGGGGAACGTATACATGTCGAGCTACTCCTCGCAAATCGACGAAGAACAGCACGCGGTCGATCGCGCTTACGGACGGCTGGACTCTTTGCGCTCTCAGACCCGCTCACGACTCGATACGGTCCGCGCCGCGGGTGCCCACGGCTCCCCCACCATGCGCACCGAGCGCGATTCCTTCGCCACGATGTACGAGGACAGACTCACTCAGCTGCGTGGCGTCGAGGATCGACTGGTTTTCGGGCGTATCGACAGCGACAAGGGCGAAAAACGCTATATCGGACGCATGGGACTCTCGAGCGAAAACCACGAGCCCATTCTGACCGACTGGCGGGCTGAGGCCGCACGACCGTTCTACGAGGCGACGCCATCACATCACGGCGATATCGTCATGCGCCGGCACATTACATTGAATTTCCGCAAGGTGGTCGGCATCGAGGATGAGGTACTCGACGTCAATTCCGGGCAGGTGGGTGTCGCCCAGCAGGCTGGGACGCTGACCGGCGAAGGCGCACTGATCGCCTCACTCAACTCCAAACGCACCGGCAAGATGACCGACATTGTGGCCACCATCCAGGGCGAACAGGACCGTATCATCCGTGCCCCGATGGACCGCGCCATCGTAGTTCAGGGCGGCCCGGGAACGGGAAAGACCGCCGTCGCGCTGCATCGCGCAGCTTATCTGCTCTATACCCACCGTCGCAGGCTCGAGCGCTCCGGGGTGCTCGTGGTGGGGCCGAGCCCCGCTTTTCTGCGTTATATCAACCAGGTGCTGCCCTCGTTGGGCGAAACCGGCGTGGTCTCGCGCACCATCGGCGACCTCGTTCCGGGCTTCGCCGCCCAAAAGTTGGATTCACCACGTGCCGCGCAGCTCAAGGGAGAGGCGCGCATGGCACATGCCGTCGCCAACGCCATCGCCGCACGAGAACGTGTTCCGAAGCATCTGCCGACGGTGCGCATCAACGGCATGGACGTACCGATGCGCAAGGCTGACATAATACAGGCACTGGAAGATGCCAAGCGCACGCATTCCCCGCACAACAAGGCACGCGAGACCTTCGTACGCAGCGTCTTGAGCGCGATGCGCAACCGATACGTCGAAAATCTCGATTACACGCCGGAGCAGTCGGAGATCTCCGACGCGGCGATGCAGCTGAAAATGCACGACGAGATTCGCAAGACCCTGAACCTTTCATGGCTGCCGATGAACGCGCCTTGGCTCATCGACCAACTGTTCGCCAAGCCGGCGCAACTGCGTCGCTTCGCACCGTGGCTTTCAGATACCGATATCAGGGTGTTGACACGGCCGAAGGGTTCACCGCTTACCGTTTCCGACATCCCGCTGCTCGACGAGGCCATGGAGTTGCTCGGACCCGACCCGAAGGTTTCGGCCCGCGAAGCCGCCGCGAGGGCCAAGCGCGCCGAAGAGGAACAGTTCGCTAAGGACACGCTGGCACAGGCCGGCATCGGCTCCGGCATCGTCACTTCTTCTATGCTGGTCGACAACATCAACGGTTTGGACGCCGAAGCCGTGGCGCAAAAAGCCGGTGCCGATCGCGAATGGACTTACGGGCATATCGTCATCGACGAAGCGCAGGAACTCACCGCCATGGACTGGCGGATGCTCATGCGTCGCTGCCCGTCGCGTTCGTTCACCATTGTGGGCGACGTGGCGCAGACCTCGGCACTGGGAGGAACACGCCGCTGGGAGAAAACCATGGACCGCCTCTTCGGGGCCGAGGGTTGGGACCTGAAGGAACTGACGATCAACTATCGCAACCCTCAGGAGGTCTCGCAACTGGCCACCCGTTTCGCCGAAGACGAGGGGCTCTACGTTTCCACCACCAAAGGCGTGCGCACCATGGCCGATTCGGTCAAACGTGTAAATGTGAGCTGTGACAGTCAAGACGGTTCAGAGGCCGATCTTCTGCATACCATCGGTGACGAGGCGATGGACTTGGTTCAACAGTTCATTTCCGACGACGGGACGGGACGTGTCGCCGTCATCGCTCCCGATTCACTGAACACCAGGATTCGTCAGGATCTTTACCGCCGTTTGACGGACGTTAAAGGCGAAGAAATCGCTTCGAAACTGATGGGAATCGCCGGGCAGGGCGAGCCGGCGGATGCAGATTCCCGTTTCGCCGAATCGCTCAGCGACGCGCCGTTAAGCGTCTGCGATACACAAATGATCAAAGGTCTGGAATATGACGCGGTAATTCTTGTGGAGCCGAGCGAAATCGCACAGGATGCGCCGTCCCGCCTCTCCGGTGCGGCCGATCTCTATGTGGCTCTGACTCGTCCGACCCAGCGTCTGGTCATCGTCGAAACCCAAAACGACAAGCATCTATTGAACATTTAATAGCAAAAAGACATAATCGGAACCGCCGTGAATTCCAGTCGATCGTCATTGAACGAGTATTGGACTATCACGGCAAATTCTTGATGCTCTGGAAAGATGACTCGCCTTAATGAAAGTATGCAACGACAAAAGATGCTGAAATCATTTGATTTCTACATTTCAGATATTGGAGTATCAGAGAATCTCGTTACTTTTTGAAATGCTTTATTTGCCCGTAGCTTCCTTATCGCGCTTGAGATCATCAATGGCTTTCTGAAAATCGGCCAGACCATTGAAATTCTGATAGACGCTGGCAAAACGCAAGTAGGCCACTTCGTCAAGTTCACGCAACGGTTTCAAAATAGCCTTGCCGATATCTTCGGATTTGACCTGCGCCAAGCCTTGGCTGCGCAAATCCTCTTCGACCTGTTGCCCAAGTTGCTTCAGCGCATCTTCATCAATAGGCCTGCCCTGGCACGCCTTGCGCACTCCATTGACAACTTTCTGACGGTCGAACGGCTCCAAGCTGCCAGAACGCTTAGTGACCAGAAGCATCGTCGTTTCAACCGTGGTGAACCTACGGCCGCACTCAGGGCATTCGCGTCTGCGCCGGATGGAATGACCATCTTCACTGATACGCGTATCGACTACTTTAGTGTCATTATTCTGGCAAAAAGGACAATGCATACTGTCACCATATCTAGAGGGTGGGAGAATCGGTGTGTCTGCACTTCCACAAATTTCAATTCAATTGTCTATTTAATATTGTCATAAAGCCATATTCCTATTAGACGTATCGGCCTTATCTACCTACTTTAGACACGACTCGCCAATCTCGCGATTAGAAACAGGAAACGATAATCGCGCACGGATTCAGGACTCTTCCGGCACCACAATCCTCTGCCCCGGCTGCAGCTGAGCCGAATCCAGCTGGTTCAAATCCATGATTTCCTCGACCGTATCTCCGACGTTCTTGTTTTTCGGTGTAATCTGCTGGGCGTACGACCACAATGTATCGCCCGGACGAACCGTATAACTGACGACGTTGGCGTCATCCGTGGCGGAATTGGCGACATGCGGGGCGATGGCCTGCCAGCCGAAGAACACGACGAAAGCCAACACGATCGCCGCAACAACCCTGTTGCGCGCGATGCGACGACGATTAGCGGCACTGCGAGTCTTGGAATTACTAGCTTTTTCACTCATCTCTGCACTCCTTCGAACATCTGTACTAACGAACGTTTGTTCTATATTGACACACTTGTTCGAAAAAAGCAAGGCGGAATCGAACATCTGTTTGAAATTCTTGCGAAAATGGGTTATGCTGTAAGTCAAACGCCGAAAGGAACTATCGTGAGCACCCTCCCACCCATCCATAACCCGCATGGCAACTTCGCCCAGGCCACGCCGAATCAGCCATTGACGGATCGGCAGCGAAAAGTGTTGGATGCGGTGCGCAGCCATGTTTCCCGATATGGTTTCGCGCCGTCATTCCGCGAAATCGGTGAAGAGGCAGGCCTTAAGAGCCCGTCGTCGGTCAAACATCAGCTTGAGGTCCTTGAAGACAAGGGCTATATCAGAATGAACGCCAACAAGGGCCGTGCCATCGAGTTGGTGGAGAACGAGCCCAACATCACCAATGGCAATCACACCTCCACCGTGCTCCCGTTCAGCTCTGAAGATGAAACGGACGAAGCCATCGCCCAGTCGCACGATATTCCTCTGGTCGGCCGTATCGCCGCCGGCACACCCATCACCGCCGAACAGCATGTCGACGATGTGATGAGACTGCCGGAACGGCTTACCGGCAACGGCAATCTTTTCATGCTCGAAGTCCACGGCGATTCGATGATCGACGCCGCCATCTGCGACGGCGATTTCGTGGTGGTGCGCGAGCAGGAGACGGCGGAAAACGGCGATATCGTGGCTGCCCTGCTCGACGGCGAGGCCACGGTTAAGACCTTCCAGAAAGACCATGGCCATGTCTGGCTGATGCCACACAACCCGGCTTATTCCCCCATCGACGGCACCTACGCCAAGGTGATGGGCAAGGTCGTCACGGTACTGCGCAAAATCTGAGCCAATATTCTTCTCGAACTAAAATGCCGGTATCACAGTTAATCCGCATACCGGCATTTTGGAGTTTGTACAATCGCCCTTACCCTTCAAGATCATCGAACCCAAGCTCGGGCTAGACATGGGCTCCTACGTCAATGCCCTATGACAAGAACAAAAACTCTGACAAAAATAACTTGATTTGTCCAGCCTTACGCCCCGCATCAACGCCGAATCAGCGGTGAATCTTTTCGCTTTGCAACTGGCTGAAGCCTTGCGGCTCCAGTTGGAAAGTCGTGTGGGGAATCGAGACCGAGAAATGATCGGTCAGGCACGTGTGCAGCTGATGGAGGATGTCAGCACCTTGAGCCATCGTAAGGCCCGGCTCCACGACAACATGTGCGGTCAGAATCGGCATGCCGGTCGCAACGGTTGAAGCGTGGACGTCGTGGACGTCAACAACGTGATCGACGCTTTTCATGTGCTTGCGCACTTCGTCCAGATCCAAACCTTCCGGGGTTTCCTCCAGCAAAACCTTTACCGCATTTTTCATCAAAACGAACGCACGAGGGACAATAAGCAGCGCGATGACCGCACCGGCGACGGCATCGAAACCGTGCCAACCGGTGGTCATAATGACGACGGCCGAAACGACGACGGTGAACGAGCCGAGCGCGTCATTCATGGTTTCCAGGAAGGCGGCGCGCATGTTCATGTTGTCTTTGTGCTGACCGGAAAGCACGAGCACAGAAATCACGTTGAACACCAGGCCAAGAATGCCGAAACCAAGCAGCATGCCGACGCTCTGCACCTCGTCGCCGGAAACGCCGGCTAGGCGCAGGACCGCCTCGACCAGTGCGTAAATGCCGACGGCCATCAAGATCAGTGCGCCAAGCCCGGCAGTAATCGGC
This window encodes:
- a CDS encoding penicillin-binding protein 2, producing MRSPVSTAKSKQFLSRCAVIATVLALVFVVCFGQLANLQLLNGREMAEAATAGRTLKVPVHGMRGKILDSNGAVLAQSVERYTIIGDPKAAQEYDPICSTQITDNCTQTKKQGGKTLGVVGAARVARMAAPILGMDAMELGGKLAGPGRYVVLKKDVEPAAKRKLDKLGLGGIVYGELSQNRVYSDGTLMGAFLGGVNDKADGVSGMEQVQNTALAGADGYKIYQQGNNGVEIPGTLTDSKAARNGSDVKLTIDSDVDWYLKKVLTEGKAQYKADWAIACIEDIRTHQIIALDDSDEIQAGSDQAKLSVSRAVSETFEPGSIGKTFSMSGLMQHGIHQMTDHFQVPDRLNKNGQVFTDVTPHPLSNWTLAGILQQSSNVGMVMSSNDYKDQDRYDMLTKFGIGQPTGLNLPGESRGTLTNPNAWDKRTRDTILFGQGYTTNVIQLTNAIATIGDGGIYRKPSIVDSTVDADGHVTKQPMDEGTRIMDANVNAQLMNAMESSGEEYAKTTGVAGYRVAGKSGTAQVAGPSGKLDSIVSDFSGILPADNPRFVLTVVMRNPQGVYGGLTAGALFRQIGEFLMQKYEVPASQPRNNAIPVTW
- a CDS encoding LysM peptidoglycan-binding domain-containing protein, which codes for MSEKASNSKTRSAANRRRIARNRVVAAIVLAFVVFFGWQAIAPHVANSATDDANVVSYTVRPGDTLWSYAQQITPKNKNVGDTVEEIMDLNQLDSAQLQPGQRIVVPEES
- the nrdR gene encoding transcriptional regulator NrdR, with the protein product MHCPFCQNNDTKVVDTRISEDGHSIRRRRECPECGRRFTTVETTMLLVTKRSGSLEPFDRQKVVNGVRKACQGRPIDEDALKQLGQQVEEDLRSQGLAQVKSEDIGKAILKPLRELDEVAYLRFASVYQNFNGLADFQKAIDDLKRDKEATGK
- the mraZ gene encoding division/cell wall cluster transcriptional repressor MraZ, coding for MDNSAMAAPSPQMEPLLLGTYTPKIDQKGRMALPAKMRTQLGAGMVMARGQEKCVYLLPQTEFRRIAARIQRASMGNKATRSYLRVFLSGAVEGEPDKQGRILVPQNLRSYAGLGSDIVVIGVGTRAEIWNKESWDAYLAAQEEGYSDIADDVLPAVEW
- a CDS encoding AAA family ATPase; this encodes MSSYSSQIDEEQHAVDRAYGRLDSLRSQTRSRLDTVRAAGAHGSPTMRTERDSFATMYEDRLTQLRGVEDRLVFGRIDSDKGEKRYIGRMGLSSENHEPILTDWRAEAARPFYEATPSHHGDIVMRRHITLNFRKVVGIEDEVLDVNSGQVGVAQQAGTLTGEGALIASLNSKRTGKMTDIVATIQGEQDRIIRAPMDRAIVVQGGPGTGKTAVALHRAAYLLYTHRRRLERSGVLVVGPSPAFLRYINQVLPSLGETGVVSRTIGDLVPGFAAQKLDSPRAAQLKGEARMAHAVANAIAARERVPKHLPTVRINGMDVPMRKADIIQALEDAKRTHSPHNKARETFVRSVLSAMRNRYVENLDYTPEQSEISDAAMQLKMHDEIRKTLNLSWLPMNAPWLIDQLFAKPAQLRRFAPWLSDTDIRVLTRPKGSPLTVSDIPLLDEAMELLGPDPKVSAREAAARAKRAEEEQFAKDTLAQAGIGSGIVTSSMLVDNINGLDAEAVAQKAGADREWTYGHIVIDEAQELTAMDWRMLMRRCPSRSFTIVGDVAQTSALGGTRRWEKTMDRLFGAEGWDLKELTINYRNPQEVSQLATRFAEDEGLYVSTTKGVRTMADSVKRVNVSCDSQDGSEADLLHTIGDEAMDLVQQFISDDGTGRVAVIAPDSLNTRIRQDLYRRLTDVKGEEIASKLMGIAGQGEPADADSRFAESLSDAPLSVCDTQMIKGLEYDAVILVEPSEIAQDAPSRLSGAADLYVALTRPTQRLVIVETQNDKHLLNI
- the rsmH gene encoding 16S rRNA (cytosine(1402)-N(4))-methyltransferase RsmH, with translation MVDLTNIHTPVLLDECVRLVTPALEHPGAVVVDCTLGLAGHATAFLKAAPQARLIGIDRDEEALSMATQRMKEEGLDARFTPVHAAFDEFDDVLETLGLKRVDAAFMDLGLSSLQIDETDRGFSYSHDAPLDMRMDTSQGFDAAQILAEYSEAELVRIFREYGQERFSKPIARAIVREREKEPLKTSRQLDVLVDRVVPKSHRGKGNPAKRVFQALRIEVNGELDKLKCTLPQIANRLALSGRLVVESYHSLEDRTVKTFMAQGLNVDAPADLPVIPADAQPFFKELTRGAIKADEAEIEHNPRSAPVRLRGVELAREIPERWRNRFVQDAKGNSGHSPDGRVEFLHDIRNHQDNQKKRRG
- the lexA gene encoding transcriptional repressor LexA, with product MGYAVSQTPKGTIVSTLPPIHNPHGNFAQATPNQPLTDRQRKVLDAVRSHVSRYGFAPSFREIGEEAGLKSPSSVKHQLEVLEDKGYIRMNANKGRAIELVENEPNITNGNHTSTVLPFSSEDETDEAIAQSHDIPLVGRIAAGTPITAEQHVDDVMRLPERLTGNGNLFMLEVHGDSMIDAAICDGDFVVVREQETAENGDIVAALLDGEATVKTFQKDHGHVWLMPHNPAYSPIDGTYAKVMGKVVTVLRKI
- a CDS encoding cation diffusion facilitator family transporter, whose product is MALRGQEADKQTDKGAKLADSQGKAKGHQTRLIVTLGLTLTIFVVEVIGAVITGSLALLVDCAHMLTDVAVLTASTITAVLMRRRPNKERTWGWARLEPITAGLGALILMAVGIYALVEAVLRLAGVSGDEVQSVGMLLGFGILGLVFNVISVLVLSGQHKDNMNMRAAFLETMNDALGSFTVVVSAVVIMTTGWHGFDAVAGAVIALLIVPRAFVLMKNAVKVLLEETPEGLDLDEVRKHMKSVDHVVDVHDVHASTVATGMPILTAHVVVEPGLTMAQGADILHQLHTCLTDHFSVSIPHTTFQLEPQGFSQLQSEKIHR